In a single window of the Synechococcus sp. MW101C3 genome:
- a CDS encoding sigma-70 factor domain-containing protein — protein MPSPPLATVDASSASMASGDLVRSYLRDIGRVPLLSHEQEITLGRQVQEL, from the coding sequence ATGCCTTCCCCGCCCTTGGCCACGGTTGATGCTTCCAGTGCCTCCATGGCGAGCGGCGACCTGGTGCGCTCGTATCTGCGGGACATCGGCCGCGTGCCGTTGCTGAGCCATGAGCAGGAGATCACGCTGGGCCGCCAGGTGCAGGAGCTG